The Oryzias melastigma strain HK-1 linkage group LG6, ASM292280v2, whole genome shotgun sequence genome includes a window with the following:
- the psma1 gene encoding proteasome subunit alpha type-1 has product MFRNQYDNDVTVWSPQGRIHQIEYAMEAVKQGSATVGLKSRTHAVLVALKRAQSELAAHQKKILHVDNHIGISIAGLTADARLLCNFMRQECLDSRFVFDRPLPTSRLVSLIGSKTQIPTQRYGRRPYGVGLLIAGYDDMGPHIFQTCPSANYFDCKAMSIGARSQSARTYLERCMDKFSDCELNDLVQHGLRALRETLPAEQDLTTKNVSIGIVGKDMEFTIYDDDDVAPFLVGLEERPQRKAAQPADDPPAGDAPDEPMEH; this is encoded by the exons ATG TTCCGCAATCAGTACGACAACGACGTAACGGTATGGAGTCCCCAG GGCCGCATCCATCAGATCGAGTACGCCATGGAGGCGGTGAAGCAAGGATCTGCAACCGTCGGACTGAAATCCAGAACTCACGCGGTCCTGGTTGCACTTAAG AGAGCCCAGTCTGAACTGGCCGCCCACCAGAAGAAGATCCTCCATGTCGATAACCACATCGGCATCTCCATCGCTGGACTGACGGCTGATGCCAGGCTGCTCTG TAACTTCATGCGTCAGGAGTGCCTGGACTCCAGATTCGTCTTTGACAGGCCTCTCCCCACGTCACGCCTCGTCTCTCTTATTGGCAGCA AAACCCAAATCCCAACACAGAGGTATGGAAGGAGGCCCTACGGAGTCGGACTGCTCATCGCTGGCTATGAT GACATGGGACCTCACATCTTCCAGACCTGTCCATCAGCAAATTACTTTGACTGCAAAGCCATGTCCATCGGAGCACGCTCCCAGTCTGCACGCACTTACCTGGAAAGGTGCATGGACAAGTTTTCTGACT GTGAGCTGAACGACCTGGTCCAACATGGCCTCCGGGCTCTCAGAGAAACTCTTCCAGCTGAGCAGGACCTGACCACCAAG AATGTTTCCATTGGCATTGTGGGAAAGGACATGGAGTTCACCATctacgatgatgatgatgttgcTCCGTTCCTGGTAGGACTGGAGGAGAGGCCGCAGAGAAAG GCTGCTCAGCCGGCTGATGATCCTCCTGCTGGAGACGCTCCGGATGAGCCGATGGAGCACTGA
- the ric3b gene encoding protein RIC-3b translates to MTMSTFQKVTLATCALLCVALLLPKILLSRGRKDATERPEALGYFPPRVHPQMSPEGRGQRAAGPSFSRAHNSETGTKTKGGGAGPGPGGKSNLAGQIIPVYGFGILLYILYILFKITSKGSSKPPESKFIPVRSENMKRKITDFELAQLQEKLRETELVMENLVSSAHHSPDRVTGVTPDQEQSLLQQLTEITRVMQEGQLVDGFAPEKIQNDWNDYHGDQHQYWEPPHCCCQHRSEAQVEGDHAQDGGEDDKEASSEKVSTPAANQTPAQERELTMREENCHKPECADPGIPEQELEEELELRLKVTSMKEQENSEKPQNTTDRSCSSIRRRNKRRTKKAAH, encoded by the exons ATGACGATGTCAACGTTCCAGAAAGTGACCCTGGCGACGTGCGCGCTGCTGTGCGTCGCTCTGCTGCTGCCCAAGATCCTGTTATCCAGAGGGAGGAAGGATGCTACCGAGCGGCCGGAGG CTTTAGGGTATTTCCCACCCAGAGTGCACCCTCAGATGTCCCCGGAGGGCCGAGGTCAGAGGGCAGCGGGGCCCAGCTTCTCCAGAGCCCATAATTCAGAGACCGGAACCAAGAccaaaggaggaggagcaggaccGGGACCTGGGGGAAAGTCCAACCTGGCAGGACAGATCATTCCTGTGTACGGCTTTGGAATCTTACTCTACATCCTCTACATTCTCTTCAAG ATCACGTCTAAAGGAAGCAGCAAGCCACCAGAGAGCAAGTTTATTCCCGTTCGCTCAGAGAACATGAAGAGAAAGATCA CTGACTTTGAGCTGGCCCAGCTGCAAGAGAAGCTGAGAGAGACCGAGCTAGTGATGGAAAACCTCGTCTCCAGCGCCCATCACAGTCCTGACAG GGTGACGGGGGTGACTccggaccaggagcagagcctgctgcagcagctgacagAGATAACCCGCGTGATGCAGGAGGGACAGCTGGTGGACGGCTTCGCTCCAGAGAAAATCCAGAACGACTGGAACG ATTATCACGGAGACCAGCATCAGTACTGGGAGCCCCCCCACTGCTGTTGTCAGCACCGTTCAGAAGCACAGGTGGAAGGAGACCACGCCCAGGATGGAGGAGAGGACGACAAAGAGGCGAGCTCGGAGAAGGTTTCCACTCCAGCAGCAAACCAAACCCCGGCACAAGAGAGGGAATTAACAATGAGAGAGGAGAACTGCCACAAACCGGAATGTGCTGATCCTGGTATCCCggagcaggagctggaggaggagctggagctcaGGCTGAAGGTCACGTCCATGAAGGAGCAGGAAAACTCAGAGAAACCACAGAATACGACGGATAGATCCTGCAGCTCCATCAGAAGGAGGAATAAGAGGAGGACGAAGAAAGCAGCccactga